In Pectobacterium brasiliense, a single genomic region encodes these proteins:
- a CDS encoding DMSO/selenate family reductase complex B subunit: MTQYGFYVDSSRCSGCKTCQVSCKDNKDLDLGPKLRRVYEYGGGSWIKEGESWQNDTYSYYLSIACNHCDDPTCVAGCPTGAMHKRKEDGLVLVDENVCVGCRYCEMRCPYGAPQFDAHAKVMRKCDGCLDRLQKNLRPICVDSCPQRALDFGPIDELRAKYGSENEIAPLPSASLTHPNLIVKPHPKARPSGDKDGAIQNLQEVRHA, encoded by the coding sequence ATGACACAATATGGCTTTTACGTTGACTCCTCGCGCTGTTCGGGTTGCAAAACCTGTCAGGTAAGTTGCAAGGATAATAAAGATCTCGATCTTGGCCCGAAACTGCGCCGCGTGTATGAATACGGCGGCGGCAGTTGGATAAAAGAGGGTGAATCCTGGCAAAACGACACCTACAGCTACTACCTGTCGATTGCCTGTAACCACTGTGACGATCCCACCTGTGTGGCGGGTTGCCCAACAGGTGCCATGCACAAGCGGAAGGAAGATGGGCTGGTGCTGGTGGATGAGAACGTGTGCGTTGGCTGCCGTTACTGTGAGATGCGTTGCCCCTACGGTGCACCGCAGTTTGATGCACACGCCAAGGTGATGCGCAAATGCGACGGCTGCCTGGATCGCTTGCAGAAAAACCTGCGCCCGATTTGTGTGGACTCCTGTCCGCAACGCGCGCTAGATTTTGGCCCCATCGACGAACTGCGTGCCAAATATGGCAGCGAAAATGAGATTGCACCGTTACCTTCTGCGTCGTTGACGCACCCGAATCTGATCGTCAAACCGCACCCCAAAGCGCGGCCGAGTGGCGATAAAGACGGTGCTATTCAAAACTTGCAGGAGGTGCGTCATGCATGA
- a CDS encoding dimethyl sulfoxide reductase anchor subunit family protein — MHELPLVFFTVLTQSAVGAFILLLVAGITKQVDARPLATGLFAVMCLFGLALPIAGLHLGQPLRAMNVLLRTGYSPMSDEIVLSSLFCTLGGLGALGLLLNRGGQRLFTALTWAAAVVGVLFLLAIPRIYQLPTVTTWNTGYTPLMMLLTPMIGGGALAAVLGARRIGLTVSVLATLASFCLRPGYMATLMNADSALTSAQLAWFSAQAILLAIGVAGGLVHVRYKTGRSLLAACALVVIAAELAGRVAFYNLWTLPM; from the coding sequence ATGCATGAATTGCCTTTGGTCTTTTTTACCGTGCTCACGCAGAGTGCGGTGGGGGCGTTTATCCTGTTGTTGGTCGCCGGTATAACAAAACAGGTGGACGCGCGTCCGTTGGCAACCGGGCTTTTTGCCGTGATGTGCCTGTTCGGCCTGGCGCTGCCGATTGCGGGGCTCCATCTCGGACAACCGCTGCGCGCGATGAACGTGCTGCTGCGTACCGGTTACTCACCGATGAGCGACGAAATAGTCCTCTCCTCACTGTTTTGTACCTTAGGTGGGCTGGGCGCGCTTGGGTTATTGCTTAACCGCGGTGGGCAGCGCCTGTTTACCGCGCTGACGTGGGCCGCCGCCGTGGTGGGCGTGTTGTTCCTGTTGGCCATCCCGCGTATCTACCAGTTACCGACAGTGACAACCTGGAACACCGGCTACACACCGCTGATGATGCTGCTGACACCGATGATTGGCGGCGGCGCACTGGCGGCAGTGCTCGGTGCACGCCGTATTGGGCTGACCGTTAGCGTGTTGGCAACGCTGGCAAGCTTCTGCCTGCGTCCGGGCTATATGGCCACTCTAATGAACGCAGATAGCGCGCTAACCAGCGCACAACTTGCCTGGTTCAGCGCACAGGCAATCCTGCTCGCGATAGGTGTCGCCGGGGGGCTGGTGCATGTTCGTTATAAAACCGGGCGCTCGCTGCTGGCTGCCTGTGCGCTGGTGGTGATTGCCGCCGAGTTGGCGGGCCGTGTCGCGTTCTACAATCTGTGGACGTTGCCGATGTAA